Proteins from a genomic interval of Arvicola amphibius chromosome 10, mArvAmp1.2, whole genome shotgun sequence:
- the Dynll1 gene encoding dynein light chain 1, cytoplasmic — MCDRKAVIKNADMSEEMQQDSVECATQALEKYNIEKDIAAHIKKEFDKKYNPTWHCIVGRNFGSYVTHETKHFIYFYLGQVAILLFKSG, encoded by the exons ATGTGCGACCGGAAGGCGGTGATCAAAAATGCAGACATGTCGGAAGAGATGCAACAGGACTCGGTGGAGTGCGCTACTCAGGCGTTGGAGAAGTACAACATAGAAAAGGATATTGCGGCCCATATCAAGAAG GAATTTGACAAGAAGTACAACCCCACCTGGCACTGCATTGTGGGGCGGAACTTCGGTAGTTATGTGACACACGAAACCAAACACTTCATCTACTTCTACCTGGGTCAGGTGGCCATCCTTCTGTTCAAATCTGGTTAA